In the Candidatus Electrothrix sp. GW3-4 genome, one interval contains:
- a CDS encoding DUF4276 family protein, translating to MIRLHITAEGQTEQSFAGKVLAPHLAGFGVFVDARCVLTSRDKRKAREYRGGLLSYEKAEKDIRAWLKEDDHVECRFTTMFDLYALPDDFPGYAEAMRNSDPYERVAILEQKMAESVGDSRFIPYIQLHEFEALLLADPKQLDWEYLEHDVPIGNLVTMVASQNPELINDGPATAPSKRILSEIPEYDKVTAGVAVAEKIGLLMLRQKCRHFNDWLTRLERLAQKG from the coding sequence GTGATTCGTCTGCATATCACTGCCGAAGGACAGACCGAGCAGTCCTTTGCCGGGAAAGTGCTCGCGCCTCATCTGGCTGGCTTCGGTGTTTTTGTTGATGCACGTTGTGTCTTGACGAGCAGGGATAAAAGGAAGGCTAGGGAATATCGCGGCGGCTTGCTGAGCTATGAGAAGGCTGAAAAGGATATCCGGGCGTGGTTGAAGGAGGATGATCACGTGGAGTGCCGCTTTACAACTATGTTTGACCTCTACGCATTGCCGGATGATTTTCCTGGCTATGCCGAGGCCATGAGAAACAGCGATCCTTATGAACGGGTTGCAATCCTGGAGCAGAAAATGGCTGAGAGCGTCGGCGATAGCCGTTTTATTCCATACATTCAGTTGCACGAATTCGAGGCCTTGCTTCTTGCCGATCCGAAACAGTTGGATTGGGAATATCTGGAGCATGACGTCCCAATCGGCAATCTGGTTACTATGGTGGCAAGTCAGAATCCAGAACTCATCAATGATGGACCCGCAACGGCACCTTCAAAGCGCATTCTTAGCGAAATTCCCGAGTATGACAAGGTCACAGCCGGTGTTGCCGTTGCTGAGAAGATCGGCCTGCTCATGCTGCGGCAGAAGTGTCGGCATTTTAATGACTGGCTTACTCGGCTGGAACGACTTGCTCAGAAGGGGTAA